AAATGCGCCGACCATAGGAACCACCAGGAAGGCCCTTGGCGCAGCACCATATTTATGAACAAGTGTACGCATATTGGCCACTGCATTGGCTGTTGTGCCAAGCACGAATCCAATGAATCCGCCGGCCATCACGGCTGACTCGTAGTCTTTGCCCATCAAACGGAAGGATATCGTTAACGCGAACAAAACAACCACCAGCACCTGCGCGAGCAGAATAGCTGCCAGCGGAACGGCAAGATGCACAAGCTCCCAGAGCTTAAGATCCATTAATGCCACCACCAGAAAAATATTCAGCGCGATGCTGCCGATAAAATCCATTACGGGCTGACTGATTTTAAACCACTTCGTATTGTCATCAATATTGCGCAGAACAGCACCAATGATCATGGCTCCGATATATGCTGGCAATGTCCAGCCAAGAGATTGGAAATAATAGCTCACAATGCTTCCCAAGCCCATGGCAAATGCCGCGATCATGATGGTTAATACAAAACCGGAATCCTCGCGCTCAGTATCAATCGTTACGGTATGTGGTGTATCCGTAACTTCTTCTTTAAGCTCACCTGCTGAAGTATTCTTTGGCGCTTTCAGCTTAAATCGCCTGATCAGGTATGTTCCCACAGGGCCACCTATAATGCCACCGCATACAATTCCAATGGTAGCTGCGGTAATGGCCAGCGTTGATGCACCGGTTACGCCGGCCTTTTCAAACACGGGCGCAAAGGCAAGTCCTGTTGCCGGACCACCGACTAATGTTACTGATCCTGCAATTACACCCAACAAAGGATTCACACCAAACAGCGCGGCAATTCCCATCCCCGCAAAATTCTGCAGGAAACAAAAAGCGGTGGCCATCAAAAGAAAAATTACCACCTGCATGCCTCCCTTTTTCAAAAGCGGAAGACTCGCACTGATACCAATGGTGGTGAAGAAGAGCACCATGCACAGTGATTGCATCGAAGTATCAAACTTCAGATTCAAATACCTGTCGTGAAGAAAAAGATTGACTGCGGCGAAAAGCAATCCGCCAATTACCGCGGAAGGAATATTCAACCGTTCGAGCATGCGGATATTTTTCCGGAGCTGCATCCCCAGAAAATACATGATGCTTGCGATGGCAAGTGTCTGAATGAGGTCAAGTGTAAGAACGGGAATAATTGTTTCGGCTGGCGGCATTTTGAGTTTGTAATGGGCAATATCGAAATTGTTATTGGTAAAAGAAATTCCTCTATCAAAATTTATATGCTTTGAATCGGCATTCACAAAGAAGTCAAACTAAGTAAATGTGAAAATTTTCGGTAGCATTAATCAAGTGGAGGAAAGCATCAGCTCAAATATTAAAAATGGTGAATGACTTAAATTTTATGTTACTGTGAAATTTGTGTCAGGAAATACTGGCACCTCATTTTTTGCAATGAACACCCTACTCAAAGGAACAACCCTATGTCCACTATTATGGGATTGACTTCGCCTTGTAACAATCGGACTTTTGTGAAGAAAAATTGCGCCATCAAAAACACCATTCCATGGCACGTCAATTTAATCACCTCACAAAACATCCACATGAAATTTCCATTTACATTTTTGATCGTACTCACCACCTTTGCAGCACCAGGACAAAACACATCCAACCAAAAAAATAATTTAGGTGGAACAGCAAGACTCGGCGCGGTTGCTTTTTCCATCAATAACAAAGGCTATCTCGGCACCGGTTATCTGTATGATGGAGCAGAACACTATTTCAATGATTTCTGGGAATATGATCCCGCTGCTGATACGTGGACGCAGAAAGCAGATTTCGGTGGCGCCGCAAGACATCTTGCTGTTGGCTTTTCCATCGGAAGCAAAGGCTACATCGGCACCGGCTCCGATAATGTTTTCAGAAAAGATTTCTGGGAATATGATCCGGCATTTAATAAATGGATACAGAAAGCTGACTTCGGTGGAACCGCACGCGGAGCAGCTTTTGGTTTTTCTGCCGAGGGTAAAGGATATATTGGTACCGGTTCTGATGGTGCCGCTTTAAAAAAAGATTTCTGGCAATATGATCCGCTCACTGATAGCTGGATACAGAAAGCTGATTTCGGTGGCAGTGCAAGATATTCGGCAGCAGCATTTTCTAAGAACGGCAAAGGTTATGCAGGCACAGGGCTCGAAGGGTCAACTTACAAAAAGGATTTCTGGGAGTATGACACCGCGAATGATACATGGATGAAGAAAGCAGACTTCGAAGGAACTGCACGTTATGGAGCTGTTGGCTTTACCATCATCAATGGATACATCGGAACAGGTTATGGAACGGCTGGCTATTGTAAAGACATATGGGAGTATGACCCGCAATCAAATACCTGGAAACAACAAATTGATTTCGGCGGCAGTGCCCGCGTCAACGCTGTTGCTTTCTCTATAACAGGCAAAGGATATATTGGTACCGGTCGCAGTGCTATGACTTCTGAAAAAGATTTCTGGGATTTTGCTCCGGAGCTGAGTACAGGCAGTGGGCAGTGTCCGTTGCCGCTTTTCCTTTATCTCACTGATATTACTGCAGGTTCAGCCATTCTTCACTGGAGCGAAAATGCGAATGCATTCAGTTTCCGTATCCGGAAAAGACCGGTGGGCACTTCTGACTGGATATATGTTTCAGTTGCCGCCTCAGTGACTTATAAAAAGCTTACGAATAATGTATCAAATACACTATATGAAGTACAGTTGCAAAAATATTGCAATGCAGCTAAAACGGATTCATCAGGTTATACTTCGTCTGTTTACTTCTCGTCCGGATGTATTTCTCCGGTGATTACTTCATTGTCTGCATCATCTAACCCTGTTTGCAAAGGTAACAGTACCACACTCAAAGTGGAAGGCGCACTCAACGATGCTGCAGGTTGGAATTGGTATACCGGTAGTTGTGGTGAAACAACAGCAGGCAGCGGAACTTCTATCTCTGTAACGCCTGATGTTACTACTACCTATTTTGTTACCGGCGAAGGAGGCTGTGCCCTTTCAGAGAATTGTTCACCTTTTAAAGTCACTGTAAATCCATCTCCGAAAGCAAAGATCACAGCATTAGGGGACCTTGACATTTGCACTGCCGGATACGTTAACCTGCAGGGCGGAACAGTAAACAACTTAACCTATCAATGGAAACTCAATGGAGCAAATATCACGGGCGCAACCGCGCAAATATTTCATGCTACTCAGGAAGGTGAATACAAAGTGAAAGTAACTAACAGCTTCGGATGTTCTAATACTTCGAAACCAGTTGTTGTGTATTCAGGTTGCAAAACAAGTTCGTCTGCAAACAATAAAGAGTCAAGTGATGTGCAGGTCTATCCCAATCCACTTGTAACCTCCGCTATCATTTCGATTTCAATACCGCAGGATGCAAACGTAATGATTGCATTGTATGACGCCACGGGAAGTAAACTGCAGAACATATTTAATGATAAGATGATTGCCGGAACACATACAGTACAACTACAGCGTGATGGATTGAGTGCGGGTTTTTATTTTCTCAAAGTTACTATTGATGCAGATGTGCTGTTGAAGAAAGTGATCATTGAATAACAGCGATTGATATAGTCTATACAAGTCAGCTACTGTAAAACAGTTCGGAAAGAATTCACGTTACCCACAATTGTTCATAAACGGTGTTTAAAATTTGTGTAAAACAACATGTACAAAAATTTGCAAAAGGAATGTTGCGTGATGTATGTTTGATCTGTTGATTAAAACATCCGGTCGTTTAGCAATAGATGGCCTTCAGATCGCAAGAGAAGAAGAAGCAACATCGCAAGATGAAGCACGGGTTCGAAGATCAGCACAAGACAGGAAGCTACGGTTTCTTGAATTGTGAAAGCGGAATTAGTCGTAACAGATTGGTTCCGCTTTCTTCGTAAAATAAATCCCTGTATGTTTCCTTGCCTGATTTTATGATGCGGACTAAATTATACTTTCGGCAGTCTTCCCTTCAGCTTCAATTCATCAAACGGACCTTCTTCCTGAATCAAAGCTCTTGCATGATCAAGTTGTCCCCAGGTGTTCCACAACAATACACCGCGAACACGTCCCTGCTGTAGATAATAAATCACCCCTTCTTTAAACTCTTCTTTCCAATCTTCTACAATATCATAGGTGGCATTCAGTTCACCAACTGCTTCATAACCCAAATCGAAAAGATCGGAATAGAAGAAAGGCAGATAATCATATTTGTCATTTGCGCCGGCCATGTTTCTTCCCGCCATCGCTCCCATCATGTTTGCGTTGTCTTCATGTTCAACGCGTATTCGCTTTTCAAGTGCAGGTGAAAAAAAGTTAGCTACATCACCGGCCGCGAAAATATTTGTATCGTCCGTTCGCAAATGCTCATCAACAATAATTCCGTTTTCCACTTTCAATGACGCTAACGACGCTAATGAAGAATCGGGCTTCACTCCAATACCTGCTATAATTACATCTGCCTTTATCGTCTTTCCGCTTTTTGTTTGCACGAAATAAGTGGCCAGTTTCTTTTCAATCGCAACTACTTCATCATTGGTGATTAACGCAACGCCTTTCGATTCATAATAGGAATTAAGAAAAGAAGCCAGCGCAGCAGGATAAACCCTTGCACCAATGGCTGCGTCCGGAAAAATCATCGTCACTTTTTTTCCATTCATCGCAAGTGCCGCTGCGATCTCTGAACCAATGAATCCGCCCCCAATCACGAGTATATTATCCGACTTAATCGATAATGCACGCAGCATAGTGTAATCATCCAATGTTCTATAATAGATGATGCCCGTAATATCAAAAGGTAAATGGTTGACTATGCTTCCGGTAGCAAGCAACAATTTATCATACGCATAAACATTGCCTGCATGATCGGTAACTGTTTTTTCCGGTGCGTTAACTGAAGCAGCTTCGTGTGAAAGCAGGATGGTGACATTTTGGTCATTCGTTTTTCTCCAGATGCTGTCTTCATGATCTCCTTTCCATAAACCTTTGGTTAACGGCGGCCGGTTGTATGGCGGATGATCTTCTTTGCTGATAATCGCAATTGTGCCATGTGCATCTCTTTCGCGGATTCCTTTGGCCGCAGCATCAGCCGTCATGCCACCGCCGATGATAATGTAGTTGAAGTGTTGCATTGAACCTCGTGTTAGTATAAAAAGGAAAATTACGGGATAAGTATTGAATAACAGGCATGCGCAAATGATAGCACGCTGATCTTTATGATAAAAAAAGATCTGAGGAAATCCTCATGATCATTGTAACAGGCGTTCAATCGAAAATGGAACGCTGATAACACTGATTTTATGATCGAATGAAATGAAGAAATCAAAGACGTTTCCTCCGGAATGATCCGCAATGGAGGGCTAAATAATTGTTGAGACAATTATAAACCGAACGAGCCTATCCAAACAATCTAAACATCATAAACCATCCAAACTCTTAAACCACTTTTTTAGAGCAAGTCAGCCTAAACATTATAAACAACATAATCCCTTCAAACCCTTTATAGTGTCCGCTTAACTTCTGTCTCTTCATATCCTTCGATTACGTCACCGGCTTTAATATCATTGAAGTTCTTGATAGCAATACCACATTCCTGCCCGCTGGTTACATCTTTCACATCATCTTTGAAACGCTTGAGTGAAGCCAGTTCGCCGGAGTAGACAACAATACCATCGCGGATGAGGCGCACCTTCGTGTGTCGTGTGATTTTTCCTTCCGTCATAAAGCAACCCGCCACTGTTCCCACCTTGGTAACTTTGAATACATCTCGCACTTCCGCATTGCCGACGATTTTTTCTTCAATCTTCGGTTCAAGCATACCTTCCATGGCGCTTTTCAATTCATCAATAGCGTCGTAGATGATAGAGTATAAACGTATTTCAATATTTTCTTTCTCGGCAATCTTGCGTGCGCTGATTGAAGGACGTACCTGGAAGCCGATGATGATCGCATCAGATGCAGATGCAAGCAATACATCAGATTCTGTGATTTGTCCCACGGCTTTATGAACCACGTTCACCACAATTTCCGCGGTAGATAATTTTTGCAATGAATCAGTAAGTGCTTCCACAGAACCGTCAAAGTCAGCCTTCACAATCACGTTCAGTTCTTTGAAATTACCCAAAGCAAGCCGACGACCAATTTCATCCAATGTAATATGCTTCTTGGTACGGATACCTTGTTCGCGTAAAATCTGCTGGCGTTTGTATGCAGCTTGTTTGGCTTCCTGTTCGTCATCAAACTCCTTGAACTTTTCTCCGGCCTGCGGCGCGCCATCAAGACCGAGTACTAAAACCGGCGCAGACGGTCCGGCAGTTTTCATTTTTTGTCCACGTTCATTGAACATGGCTTTAATTTTTCCGAAGTGACTGCCTGCAACAATCAGGTCACCCGTATTTAAGGTTCCTTCCTGTACGAGCAGCGTAGCAACATAACCACGTCCTTTATCTAAAGTTGCTTCGATTACAGTTCCGATAGAAAACTTATCAGGATTGGCTTTCACATCGAGCAATTCTGCTTCCAGCAGGATTTTTTCCAACAAGCTCTCTACACCTGTTCCTTGCTTAGCTGATATTTCCTGTGACTGGAATTTACCACCCCACTCTTCCACGAGAATATTCATGCCTGCCAGTTGCTCGCGGATCTTTTCTGCATTAGCGCCCGGCTTATCCATTTTATTGAAAGCAAAAATCATCGGTACACCGGCAGCCTGCGCATGGCTGATGGCTTCTTTTGTTT
The genomic region above belongs to Chitinophagaceae bacterium and contains:
- the gltS gene encoding sodium/glutamate symporter, whose protein sequence is MPPAETIIPVLTLDLIQTLAIASIMYFLGMQLRKNIRMLERLNIPSAVIGGLLFAAVNLFLHDRYLNLKFDTSMQSLCMVLFFTTIGISASLPLLKKGGMQVVIFLLMATAFCFLQNFAGMGIAALFGVNPLLGVIAGSVTLVGGPATGLAFAPVFEKAGVTGASTLAITAATIGIVCGGIIGGPVGTYLIRRFKLKAPKNTSAGELKEEVTDTPHTVTIDTEREDSGFVLTIMIAAFAMGLGSIVSYYFQSLGWTLPAYIGAMIIGAVLRNIDDNTKWFKISQPVMDFIGSIALNIFLVVALMDLKLWELVHLAVPLAAILLAQVLVVVLFALTISFRLMGKDYESAVMAGGFIGFVLGTTANAVANMRTLVHKYGAAPRAFLVVPMVGAFFIDFTNAIIITFFLNWVK
- a CDS encoding T9SS type A sorting domain-containing protein; the protein is MKFPFTFLIVLTTFAAPGQNTSNQKNNLGGTARLGAVAFSINNKGYLGTGYLYDGAEHYFNDFWEYDPAADTWTQKADFGGAARHLAVGFSIGSKGYIGTGSDNVFRKDFWEYDPAFNKWIQKADFGGTARGAAFGFSAEGKGYIGTGSDGAALKKDFWQYDPLTDSWIQKADFGGSARYSAAAFSKNGKGYAGTGLEGSTYKKDFWEYDTANDTWMKKADFEGTARYGAVGFTIINGYIGTGYGTAGYCKDIWEYDPQSNTWKQQIDFGGSARVNAVAFSITGKGYIGTGRSAMTSEKDFWDFAPELSTGSGQCPLPLFLYLTDITAGSAILHWSENANAFSFRIRKRPVGTSDWIYVSVAASVTYKKLTNNVSNTLYEVQLQKYCNAAKTDSSGYTSSVYFSSGCISPVITSLSASSNPVCKGNSTTLKVEGALNDAAGWNWYTGSCGETTAGSGTSISVTPDVTTTYFVTGEGGCALSENCSPFKVTVNPSPKAKITALGDLDICTAGYVNLQGGTVNNLTYQWKLNGANITGATAQIFHATQEGEYKVKVTNSFGCSNTSKPVVVYSGCKTSSSANNKESSDVQVYPNPLVTSAIISISIPQDANVMIALYDATGSKLQNIFNDKMIAGTHTVQLQRDGLSAGFYFLKVTIDADVLLKKVIIE
- a CDS encoding NAD(P)/FAD-dependent oxidoreductase, which produces MQHFNYIIIGGGMTADAAAKGIRERDAHGTIAIISKEDHPPYNRPPLTKGLWKGDHEDSIWRKTNDQNVTILLSHEAASVNAPEKTVTDHAGNVYAYDKLLLATGSIVNHLPFDITGIIYYRTLDDYTMLRALSIKSDNILVIGGGFIGSEIAAALAMNGKKVTMIFPDAAIGARVYPAALASFLNSYYESKGVALITNDEVVAIEKKLATYFVQTKSGKTIKADVIIAGIGVKPDSSLASLASLKVENGIIVDEHLRTDDTNIFAAGDVANFFSPALEKRIRVEHEDNANMMGAMAGRNMAGANDKYDYLPFFYSDLFDLGYEAVGELNATYDIVEDWKEEFKEGVIYYLQQGRVRGVLLWNTWGQLDHARALIQEEGPFDELKLKGRLPKV